One region of Candidatus Rokuibacteriota bacterium genomic DNA includes:
- a CDS encoding CoA-transferase yields the protein MTEQVEIERRSLLLDEVEAGRGIRDGMTVALGGFITSSHPMALVRQIIRNGVRDLTVIGAASSGLDVDLLIGAGCVRKIISPYVGAETLAPIGPFFRAAAERGEIEVWEIDEALFYVGLRAAAQLLPFLPWRGLVGTSYPEVNPDLKIFRDPIKGETLIAVPAITPDVTLIHAAAADVYGNVQHHGTGFGDRALHLASDRTIVEVERVIPNQEVRKDPLKTSLWEVDAVVRAPFGAHPYSSPGFHVEDREHVREYVAAAQAYTRMGDHGPFRAYLERYVLEPATHADYLERVGIKRLLTLYEY from the coding sequence ATGACCGAGCAGGTGGAGATCGAACGGCGATCGCTCCTCCTCGACGAGGTGGAGGCGGGCCGCGGGATCCGCGACGGGATGACGGTGGCCCTCGGCGGCTTCATCACCTCGAGCCACCCGATGGCGTTGGTCCGGCAGATCATCCGCAACGGCGTCCGCGACCTCACCGTCATCGGCGCGGCGTCGTCCGGCCTGGATGTGGACCTGCTCATCGGCGCCGGCTGCGTGCGCAAGATCATCAGCCCCTACGTGGGCGCCGAGACGCTGGCGCCGATCGGGCCCTTCTTCCGCGCCGCCGCCGAGCGGGGCGAGATCGAGGTCTGGGAGATCGACGAGGCGCTCTTCTACGTGGGCCTCCGCGCGGCGGCGCAGCTCCTGCCGTTTCTCCCGTGGCGCGGCCTGGTCGGCACCTCGTACCCGGAGGTGAACCCCGACCTCAAGATCTTCCGGGATCCGATAAAGGGGGAGACCCTCATCGCGGTCCCGGCCATCACACCCGACGTGACGCTCATCCACGCCGCCGCCGCCGACGTGTACGGCAACGTGCAGCACCACGGCACCGGGTTCGGCGACCGCGCCCTGCACCTGGCTTCCGACCGGACCATCGTCGAGGTGGAGCGCGTGATCCCCAACCAGGAGGTGCGCAAGGATCCCCTCAAGACGAGTCTCTGGGAGGTGGATGCGGTGGTCCGCGCGCCCTTCGGCGCCCACCCGTACTCGAGCCCGGGCTTCCACGTCGAGGACCGCGAGCACGTCCGCGAGTACGTGGCGGCGGCCCAGGCCTACACCCGCATGGGTGACCACGGGCCCTTCCGCGCCTACCTCGAGCGCTACGTGCTGGAGCCCGCGACCCACGCCGACTATCTCGAGCGCGTCGGCATCAAGCGGCTGTTGACCCTCTACGAGTACTGA
- a CDS encoding CoA-transferase → MRSTDDAIATEYTTPELVAAFIANDLEDGIGVMVGANLPIPRAGVLLAHLTHGPNMRVTLSMTRTNLFHEPAMEPFEFSTDFRAAKWAESYFIHNQLIDDIKRSSMRDVFFIGGLQIDRYGNANLIGIGADYGHLKMRGPGGVGTGDKGCHCKRYYLYINNHDRRVLVEKCDFVTAFGWGDGGADARRKLGIPGGGPRYCITPLCIFDFHEETKHMRIKSLHPGVTLEQVLDQTGFAPIVPARIEITLPPTAEQIRILRERIDREGILRRTS, encoded by the coding sequence ATGAGGAGCACCGACGACGCGATCGCGACAGAGTACACCACGCCCGAGCTGGTCGCGGCGTTCATCGCCAACGACCTGGAGGACGGCATCGGCGTGATGGTGGGCGCGAATCTGCCGATTCCACGGGCCGGCGTCCTGCTGGCGCATCTCACTCACGGTCCCAACATGCGGGTCACCCTGTCCATGACCCGCACCAACCTGTTCCACGAGCCGGCGATGGAGCCGTTCGAGTTCAGCACCGACTTCCGGGCGGCCAAGTGGGCGGAGTCCTATTTCATCCACAACCAGCTGATCGACGACATCAAGCGCTCGAGCATGCGCGACGTGTTCTTCATCGGCGGGCTGCAGATCGATCGCTACGGCAACGCCAACCTCATCGGCATCGGCGCCGACTACGGGCATCTGAAGATGCGCGGCCCCGGCGGCGTGGGCACGGGCGACAAGGGCTGCCACTGCAAGCGCTACTACCTGTACATCAACAACCACGACCGGCGGGTGCTCGTCGAGAAGTGCGACTTCGTCACGGCCTTCGGCTGGGGCGACGGTGGCGCCGACGCCCGCCGCAAGCTCGGCATCCCGGGCGGCGGCCCCCGCTACTGCATCACGCCCCTCTGCATCTTCGATTTCCACGAGGAGACCAAGCACATGCGGATCAAGTCACTGCATCCCGGCGTCACGCTGGAGCAGGTGTTGGACCAGACGGGTTTCGCGCCCATCGTGCCCGCCCGCATCGAGATCACTCTACCTCCCACCGCGGAGCAGATCCGCATCCTGAGAGAGCGGATCGACCGCGAAGGAATCCTGAGGAGAACGTCATGA
- a CDS encoding ABC transporter ATP-binding protein, which yields MLKVSNIEVGYGNIQVLFGVSFEVAEGELVSLVGPNGAGKTTTVRAITGIVPPFRGRVEFLGREIQSLPPHEIVPLGLVHVPEGRLIFPSLTVQENLDLGAFHSPARAFREETLERVFTLFPVLRERRRQSAGTLSGGEQQMLAIGRGLMARPRLIIFDEPSLGLAPILVEEILQTIQQIVREGVTVLLIEENVQESLRLADRAFVLENGRVVQSGNGKELLGNEHIKRAYLGL from the coding sequence ATGCTGAAGGTCTCGAACATCGAAGTCGGCTACGGCAACATCCAGGTCTTGTTCGGCGTCTCGTTCGAGGTGGCCGAGGGCGAGCTGGTCTCCCTCGTCGGGCCCAACGGCGCCGGCAAGACCACCACCGTGCGCGCCATCACGGGGATCGTGCCGCCCTTCAGGGGCCGCGTGGAATTCCTCGGGCGCGAGATCCAGTCCCTGCCGCCGCACGAAATCGTCCCGCTCGGCCTGGTGCACGTTCCCGAGGGACGCCTGATCTTCCCCTCGCTCACGGTACAGGAGAACCTCGACCTCGGGGCCTTCCATTCCCCCGCGCGCGCCTTCCGGGAGGAGACGCTGGAGCGCGTCTTCACGCTCTTCCCGGTGCTCCGGGAGCGGCGACGGCAGAGCGCGGGGACGCTCTCGGGCGGTGAGCAACAGATGCTGGCCATCGGGCGCGGGTTGATGGCGCGGCCGCGGCTCATCATCTTCGACGAGCCGTCGCTCGGGCTCGCCCCCATCCTGGTGGAGGAGATCCTGCAGACGATCCAGCAGATCGTCCGCGAGGGCGTCACCGTCCTGCTCATCGAGGAGAACGTCCAGGAGTCGCTCCGCCTGGCCGATCGGGCCTTTGTCCTGGAGAACGGCCGGGTGGTGCAGTCCGGAAACGGCAAGGAGCTGCTGGGCAACGAGCACATCAAACGGGCGTACCTGGGGTTGTGA